The region GCCGTCGACCAGCGGGCCGGCACCCGGCTCGCCGTCGAGCACCTGATCGAGCTGGGGCACCGGCGCATCCTGCACGTCGCGGGCCCGCAGGACTGGCTGGACGCCGTCGAGCGCGAGGAGGCGTGGCGCGCGGTGCTCACCGAGCACGGCCTGCCGGTCCCCGACCCCGTGATCGCCGGGTGGACCGCGGACCGCGGCTACATGGTGGGCCTCGACCTGGCCCAGCGCGTCCGGGCCGGCGACGGCCCGACGGCGGTCTTCGCCGCCAACGACCAGCTCGCGCTCGGGCTGCTGCGGGCCTTCTGGGAGTGCGGCGTCTCCGTGCCCGACCACGTGTCGGTGGTCGGCTTCGACGACGTCGACGGCTCCGGCCACTTCATCCCGCCGCTGACGACGGTGCGCCAGCCGTTCGTCGACCTCGGCCGTCGCAGCGTGGGGCTGCTCCTCGCGGCGGTGGACGGCGGCCGGCCCGCCGCGGAGCTCATCGCGCCCGAGCTGGTGGTCCGCCGGAGCGCGGCGGCCCCCCGCGCCTGAGCCCGGCGGCCCCGCGCGCCTGAGCCCGGCGGCCCCGCGCGCCTGAGCCCGGCGGCCCCGCGCGCCTGAGCCGCCCTCAGGCCGCCTCCTCCTGGCGGGGCGCGGGGTGCACGTCGAACACGCTGACCGGCTCGCCGCCGTCCGTGGTGAACACCGAGGGGCCGTGCACGACCTGGCGTCCGGTCGGCAGGACCGGCGTGAGTCGCTCGCGCGCGATGTGCTCCTCGAAGGCGAGCGTGTGCAGGTAGCCCGCTGCCGCCTCCTCGACCGGGGTGAGCTCCCGTGCGGTCGTGGTGGTGAACGTGACCTCGACGCGTCGGGGCAGGGTTCCGGAGATCACGGCGACCTCCTGGTCCGTGGCGGAGCGCACCCGGTCCGCGACGGTCCGGTGCGCCGCGGCCTCGAGGCCGGCGGGACGCGGGCGCGCGACGACCATCTGGCCGTACCCGTTCCTGGTCGCGTCGGGGGCGGCGGTCCACGAGACTTCGGCCGGCCCGGCGCCCAGGTGTTCCAGCGCCTCGGCGAACGCCCGCTCGATCTCCGGCGTGACCACGGCCAGCTGGGCGAACGTACCGATCCTGCCCTCGGCGTCGTCGGGGATGTCGAGGTCGATGACCACCCCGACCCAGTCGACGGCGGGGGCGGGGGTGCTGTGCGCGGTCAGGTCCCCGAGATCGAAGGACGCCACGTGCTCGGCCACGTCGAGGTAGAAGTCCTCCATGTGCCGCTGGACCTCGACCGTCTCGCGCCACCGCTCGAACGAGAAGTCGGCTGCCGAGGCCAGCTCGGACAGCGGCACCTGGGCCCGCCGGAGCAGGTCGACGGTCATGCCGTGCCGGAGCTGGGTGCGGGAGTACACCCGGTACCCGGACACCGGGTCGATCGACGACGGCGTCACGATGTCGCGCTCCGCGTACAGCCGCAGCGCCTTCGTGGTCAGGCCGGTCATCGCCTGGAACTCCCCGGCGGTCAGTTCGTCGTTCATCGTGCTCCTGTCGGTCGTGCGCGTCGCTGCCCCCATGGAGCAGTCGCTGTCCCCGTCGAGCATGGGGCTCGCCCCTTGGGCGAGGTCAAGACACGTCCTCCCGGTGCGCGCCTGAGCCCCGTCGGACGCGCTCCCGGACCCCCTGCATACCTATCTCAGAACGTTGCCCAAGAGAGCGTTGACACGTTCGCGAGGCAGTGGCAGAGTCACCGCGCACGAGGATGTTTACGTTCACATTCTCGCCGCCGGGCAACGTCGTCCGGCGTGTTCCAGGACATAGCCGTCCAGGTGAGTCCGGACGACGCCGTCCGGGGAAAGGGGTGTGGCCGTGGCCGGTCGCCGCCCACCGAGCCTCCGCGTCTCCGCGGCCGGCTGGAGTTTCGTGACGCCCTTCCTGGTGGTCTTCGCGCTGTTCATCGTGACGCCGCTGGTCTACTCGATGTACCTCAGCCTGTTCCGCAACCAGCTCATGGGCGGGACCACGTTCGCGGGGTTCGACAACTACGTGACCGCCTTCACCGACCCCAAGCTCTGGGACGGCGCCGGGCGGGTCGGGCTGTTCCTGCTGGTCCAGGTGCCGATCATGCTGGGCATCGCCCTGATCGCCGCGCTCGCGATCGACAGCGGCCGCCTGCACGGCAAGAGCTTCTTCCGCGTGGCGCTGTTCCTGCCGTACGCCGTGCCCGGCGTCGTCGCGGTGCTGATGTGGGGCTTCATGTACGACGACCGGCTCGGCCTCACCGGCAGCCTGAACGACCTGGTCGGCTTCCCGCTCATCGATCCGTACACCAAGCAGTGGATCCTCACCGCGATCGGCAACATCGTGACCTGGGAGTTCGTGGGTTACAACATGCTGATCCTGTACGCGGCGCTGAAGACGGTGCCGCTCGAGATCTACGAGGCGGCGGCCATCGACGGCGCCAACCAGTTCCGGATCGTGCGGTCCATCAAGATCCCCGCCGTCCGCGGCGCGCTGGTGATCGCGACGATCTTCTCGATCCTCGGCAGCTTCCAGCTGTTCAACGAGCCGAACGTCCTCAAGGAGATCCAGCCGGCCCTGATCTCGACCTACTACACGCCGAACATCTACGCCTACAACCTGACCTTCGTGGGCAACCAGGTGAGCTACGCCGCCACGGTCGCGATCGTGATGGGCCTGGTCACCGCGGTCGTCGCCTACGTGGTGCAGCTCCGCGGCACCCGGAGGGAGATCTGATGGCCGGCTACTCGTACGACCGACCGCGCAAGTCGATCACCCTGACCGTCCTGCTGGGCGCGCTGCTGATCTACTCGATCCTGCCGCTGGTCTGGATGCTGTTCAGCGTCACCAAGACCCAGCCCGAGCTGCTCAGCTCGTTCGGGCTGTGGTTCTCCGGGCCCTTCTCCTTCTTCGACAACGTGCAGGCCGTCGTCACGCGCGACGACGGCGTCTTCCTGAAGTGGTTCGCCAACACGCTGGTGTACGTGGTCGTGGGCGCCGGCGGCGCCACGGTCCTCGCGACCGCCGCCGGGTACGGCCTGGCCAAGTACCGGTTCCGCGGCCGCAACGCGGTGTTCGCCGTCATCCTCGGGGCGATCGCCGTGCCCGGCACCGCCCTCGCGGTGCCCACGTTCCTGCTGTTCAGCCAGTGGGGCCTGACCAACACCATGTGGGCGGTGATCCTGCCGTCGCTCGTCTCGCCGTTCGGGCTCTACCTCATGTGGGTGTTCTCCGCGGAGGCGGTGCCCACCGAGATCCTGGAGGCCGCCCGGGTCGACGGCTCGGGCGAGTGGCGCACCTTCTTCACGATCTCGCTGCGCCTCCTGGCGCCCGGCATCGTGACGGTGGCGCTGTTCGCGATCGTCGCCACGTGGAACAACTACTTCCTGCCGCTGATCATGCTCAACGACCCGAACCTGTACCCCCTCGTGCTCGGGCTGTACCAGTGGCTCGCGGACGCGTCCGGCATCGGCGCGCAGCCGGTGTTCAACCTGGTCATCACGGGCTCGTTCCTGACGATCCTGCCGATCGTCGTCGTGTTCCTGGTGCTCCAGCGCTACTGGCAGTCCGGCCTGAACGCGGGCAGCGTCAAGGCCTGACCGACGTCGGCCCGGCCGGCACCGAGACCTGAACTACAACGATGTGGAAGAAGGAAGACCAATGACCATCACCCGTAACCGCCGGGTCGCGCTCGGCGCCCTGGCCGCTCTGATGGCAGCCTCGCTCACCGCCTGCTCGGGTGGCGGGGACGACGGCGGCAGCGGCACCACCGAAGGCGCCGGCGCGGACGAGATCGAGGCCGCGCTCCAGGAGGGCGGCAGCATGACCTACTGGACCTGGACGCCCCAGGCCGAGACGCAGGTCGCCGCCTTCGAGAAGGCGTACCCGAACGTCGACGTGACCCTCGTGGACACGGTGGGCGCGGGCGACGCCAACACCAAGCTGCAGAACGCGCTCGCGGCCGGCGACGGTGTGCCCGACGTCGTCCAGATCGAGTACCAGTCCATCCCGCAGTTCCAGCTCCCGGGCCAGCTCGTGGACCTCACCGCGTTCGGGTTCGCCGACCTGCAGGACCTGTACACGCCGTCCACCTGGGGCGCCGTCTCGCAGCAGGGCATCTGGGGCCTGCCGCAGGACTCCGGCCCGATGGCGTTCTTCTACAACCAGGAGGTGTTCGACGCCGCGGGCGTCGAGGTGCCGACCACCTGGGACGAGTACATCGACGCAGCCCGGAAGATCAAGGAGCACGACCCCAAGACCTGCATCGGCAACGACACGGGCGACGCGGGCTTCACCACCAGCATGATCTGGCAGGCCGGCGGCACCCCGTTCCAGACCGAGAACGGCGCCGTCACCATCGACCTGGCCGACGAGGGCACCACCAAGTGGGCCGACATGTACCAGCCGCTCATCGACGACGAGCTGCTGTGCCAGCTCCCGGGCTGGAGCGACCAGTGGTACGGCGCCCTCAACGACGGCACCATCGGCTCGGTGGCGCTGGGCGCGTGGATGCCCGGCATCCTCGAGGACGGCGTGCCCGACGGCAAGGGCAAGTGGCGCGTGGCCCCGATGCCGACCTACGACGGCACCCCGGTCAACGCCGAGAACGGCGGCAGCGCCGAGGCGATCCCGGGCGCGGCGGAGAACAAGCTGCTCGCGGCCGGCTTCCTGAAGTGGCTCAACTCGAGCGACGAGTCGATCGAGGAGTTCATGGCGACCGGCGGCTTCCCCGCCACCGTCAAGCAGCTCGAGTCCCCGGAGTTCCTGGGCTACGAGTCCGAGTACTTCGGCGGGCAGAAGATCAACGAGGTGCTCGCCGCGGGCGCGTCCGACGTCAACGAGGGCTGGCAGTACCTGCCGTGGCAGTCGTACGCGAACAGCATCTTCGCGGACACCGTGGGCCAGTCCTACCTCGACAAGTCCTCGCTGCTGGACGGCCTCGCCGCCTGGCAGGACGAGAACGTGTCCTACGGCACGGAGCAGGGCTTCGAGGTCAACGGCGGCTGACAGCCGCGCCGCACGTGTCAGACCCCCAGGTCCCTCGGGTGACCTGGGGGTCTGACACGCTTGCCGTGGTCCGGGGACCGGCTTGGGTGCAGCGTTGTCGGCAGGTATCGTGTGAGCGCTAACATCGCCGAGGCGGTGAGCGGGTCGCCCTGCGGGTGGCCCGACGACGGAGACACGAGCTACGCCTCGCGACGGTGCGGGCAGGACGGAGCGGTCCACGATGGTGGAGCGGCAGGACGAAGGGGCGGCGCGGCTCGCGGACCACCGGGAGGCGATCGAGCAGGGGCGGACCGCCCTCGGCATCGAGCTCGGCTCCACCCGGATCAAGGCGTGCCTGGTCGGACCGGACAACGCGCCGCTCGCGAGCGGCAGCCACGACTGGGAGAACCAGCTCGTCGACGACGTGTGGACCTACTCGCTGGAGGCCGTCTGGTCCGGCCTGCGGGGGGCGGTCGCGGCGCTGCTGGCCGACGTCGAGGAGCAGTACGGCGTGCGGCCCGCCACGTTCGGCGCCCTCGGCGTCTCGGCGATGATGCACGGCTACCTCGCGTTCGACGCCGACGACGAGCTGCTGGTCCCGTTCCGGACCTGGCGGAACACGAGCACCGAGCGGGCGGCCACGGAGCTGACCGGCCTGTTCGGCCACAACGTGCCGCTGCGCTGGTCGGTCGCGCACCTGTACCAGGCGATCCTCGACGAGGAGGCGCACGTGCCGCAGGTGCGGCACGTCACGACGCTCGCCGGGTACGTGCACTGGCGGCTCACCGGGCAGCAGGTGCTCGGCGTGGGCGACGCCTCGGGCATGTTCCCGATCGACGCTGCGACCCGGGAGTACGACCCGCGGATGCTGGCGCAGTTCGACGAGGCGGCCGCCGGCCGCGGCTTCGGCCGCGGCATCGCGGACCTGCTGCCCGGTGTCCTGCCGGCCGGCGCGGACGCCGGTGCGCTCACCGAGGAGGGTGCGGCCCTGCTGGACCCGTCGGGCACGCTCCGGCCGGGCATCCCGTTCTGCCCGCCCGAGGGCGACGCCGGCACCGGCATGGTCGCGACCAACTCGGTGGCGCCGCGCACAGGCAACGTCAGCGCCGGGACCAGCATCTTCGCGATGGTCGTCCTGGAGAAGCCGCTGGAGCGCGTGCACGAGGAGCTGGACGTCGTCACCACCCCCGCGGGCGACCTCGTGGCGATGGTGCACTGCAACAACGGGGCCAGCGAGCTGGGCGTCTGGGCCGAGGTCTTCGGCCAGTTCGCGGCGGCCCTGGGGCAGCCCGCCGAGCCGGGCGCCGTCTTCGAGGCGTTCCTGCGGTCCGCCCTGGACGGGGACGCCGACGGCGGCGGCCTGCTCGCCTACAACTACCTGTCGGGCGAGCCGATCACCGGCCTGGAGGCCGGGCGCCCGCTGTTCACGCGCACCCCGGACAGCCGGCTCACGCTCGCCAACTTCGCCCGCACCCAGGTGTACAGCGCGTTCGGTACCCTGAGCCTGGGCATGCGCGTGCTCGCGCAGGAGCAGGTCGAGCTGGACGCGATGTTCGCGCACGGCGGCATGTTCAAGACCGCGGGCGTGGCCCAGCGCCTGCTGGCCGCGGCGCTCGGCGCGCCGGTGGCCGTGGGCCGCACGGCCGGCGAGGGCGGGGCCTGGGGCATCGCGGTGCTGGCCGCCTACCGGGCCTCGGCGCGGGGCGCCGAGCTGCCCGGGCAGAGCCTGGGCGAGTACCTGGGCGCCGAAGTGTTCGCGGACGCCGCGCTCGACGTCGTCGAGCCCGACGCCGCCGACGTGGCGGGCTTCGCCGCCTTCCTGGAGCGCTACAGCGCGGGCCTGGCGGTCGAGCGCGCCGCCGTCGCCGCGCTGCGGAACCGAGACACGACGCAGGAGATCCACTGATGAGCAAGACACTGACCGACTACTCGCAGGCGGTCCAGGAGGAGGTGGCGCGCGTCCGCGCCGTCGTCTCGGACCTGCACGCCGAGCTGCCGCGCTGGGACCTGGTGGTCTGGACCGCGGGCAACGTGTCGCAGCGGGTGCCGAACATCGACGTGCCGGACGGCAGCGCCGACCTGTTCGTCATCAAGCCGTCGGGTGTCTCGTACGACGACCTCACCCCGGCCGACATGGTGGTCTGCGACCTCGACGGGACCCTCGTCGACGGTACGCGGGCGCCGTCGTCGGACACCGCGGCGCACGCCTACGTGTACACGCACATGCCCGAGGTGGGCGGCGTCGTGCACACGCACTCGACGTACGCGACGGCGTGGGCCGCGCGTGGCGAGGAGGTGCCCTGCGTGCTGACGATGATGGCCGACGAGTTCGGCGGGCCGGTCCCGGTGGGCCCGTTCGCGATCATCGGCGACGACTCGATCGGCCGGGGCATCGTCGAGACGCTGAGCGGCCACCGCAGCCCCGCCGTGCTGATGCAGAACCACGGCCCGTTCACCATCGGCAAGGACGCGCGCGCAGCCGTGAAGGCCGCCGTCATGGTCGAGGAGGTGGCCCGCACGGTGCACGTCGCGCGCCAGCTCGGCGACCCCCTGCCCATCGAGCAGCAGCACATCGACGCCCTCTACGACCGCTACCAGAACGTCTACGGCCAGCAGGCCGCGACCACCACGGAAGGACAGGCATGAGCACCAAGCCCTACGCGGACCGTGAGGTCTGGTTCCTCACCGGGAGCCAGGACCTCTATGGCGAGGAGACGCTCGCCCAGGTCGCGGAGCAGTCGCAGGAGGTCGCCCGCGTGCTGGGCGAGTCCTCCGACGTGCCGGTCAAGGTCGTGTGGAAGCCCGTCCTGAAGGACTCGTCGGCCATCCGCCGCGCCATGCTGGACGCGAACGGTGACGACAAGGTGCTGGGCGTCATCACCTGGATGCACACGTTCAGCCCCGCCAAGATGTGGATCGCGGGCCTGGACGCGCTGCGCAAGCCGCTGCTGCACCTGCACACGCAGGCGAACGTCGAGCTCCCCTGGGACGACATCGACATGGACTTCATGAACCTCAACCAGGCCGCGCACGGTGACCGCGAGTACGCGTACATCGCCACGCGGCTCGGCGTCGCGCGGACCACGGTGGTGGGGCACGTCTCCAACCCGGCCGTGACCCGCCGGGTGGGCACCTGGGTGCGCGGCGCGGCCGGCTGGGCCGCCACGCACGAGCTCAAGCTGGTCCGGTTCGGCGACAACATGCGCAACGTCGCGGTCACCGAGGGCGACAAGACCGAGGCCGAGCTGCGGTTCGGCGTCTCGGTGAACACCTGGGGCGTGAACGAGCTGGTCGCGGCGGTCGACGCCGTCGAGGAGACCGCGATCGACGCGCTCGTCGCGGAGTACGAGGCGAGGTACGACGTCGCCCCCGAACTGCGGGCCGGCGCCGAGCGGCACGACTCGCTGCGCTACGCCGCGCGCCAGGAGATCGCCCTGGAGGGCTTCCTGGAGGCGGCCGGCGCCAAGGCGTTCACGACCAACTTCGAGGACCTCGGCGCCCTGCGCCAGCTCCCCGGCCTCGCGGTGCAGCGCCTGATGGAGAAGGGCTACGGCTTCGGCGCCGAGGGCGACTGGAAGACGGCGGTGCTCGTGCGCGCGGCCAAGGTCATGGGCGAGGGGCTCCCGGGCGGCGCCTCCCTGATGGAGGACTACACCTACGACCTCACCCCGGGCTCCGAGCTGATCCTCGGCGCGCACATGCTGGAGGTCTGCCCGTCGCTGACCACCTCGACGCCGCGCATCGAGGTGCACCCGCTGGGTATCGGCGGCAAGGAGGACCCGGTCCGCATGGTGTTCTCCGCGGACGCCGTCGAGGGCGCCGTCGTCGTGTCGCTCGCCGACATGCGCGACCGGTTCCGCCTGACGGCGAACGTGGTCGACGTCGTCACGCCGCCGCGCGACCTGCCGAACCTGCCCGTGGCCCGCGCCATGTGGGCGCCCCGGCCGTCGTTCGAGGTCTCCGCCGAGTCGTGGCTGACGGCGGGCGGCGCGCACCACACCGTCATGTCGACGGCCGCCGGCATCGAGGCGTTCGAGGTGTTCGCGGACATCGCGCGCACCGAGCTGCTGGTCATCGACGAGGACACGACGCGCCGCGGCTTCGCCGACCAGGTGCGGCACAACCAGGCGTACTACCGCCTGGCCCAGGGCTTCTGACCCCTACCGCTGGTCGAGCTTGTCGAGACCCGGGTCTCGACAGGCTCGAGGTCTCGACAGGCTCGAGGTCTCGACAGGCTCGACCAGCGGTACTCGTCAGGTGGTGCCCGCCGTGGTCGCGGCCGTCGACGAGGCCATGACCGCGATCATCACCGCGTTGAGGTCGTCGATCGCCCGCTTCACCGCGGCGCCCGCCCACTCCGACTCCGCGATCTCCTTGGCGCGCCGCTTCAGCTCGCGCCGGTCCTGGTCCGGGTAGATCTTGCGGGTCAGGTCGGTCGCGAGCAGCAGCGAGACGAGGGCCGCCGTCCGCTCGTCGGGCGCCGTGTCGCCGGTCAGCGCCGCCAGCACGCGCTCGCGGACGGCGGCCTCCGGCGCGGGGTCGTGCGCGGGCCACGTGGTGCTGGGGAACAGCCCGAGCACCTTGACCTGCTCCTCCCGCAGCACGCCCCGCGCGGCCAGCCCCTGCAGCAGCGCGTCGCGCAGCGTCCGGGCGACCCTGCCCTGCCCGACCTTCCCGATCGCGTCCTTGGGCCGCCGGCCGTCCAGGAGCCCGAGGATCTCGCGCTGCACCGGGTCCGACGGCGTGGACCGGCCGGTCACCCGGAACCGGCCCTTCTGACCGCCGTCGGCGCCGTCGGAGACGTCGAGGGCGCCGTCCAGCGTGAGCTGGGCGACCGACGCCCCGGTCAGCGCGAGCTGCAGGTGCTGCGTGCTGAGCAGCGGCCGGCCCGAGGCGTCGTCGAGCGCGAGGAGCAGGTACTCCTCGGCGAGGCCGATCTCCATGGTGGTCCCTCCCGGTCGTCGTGGCTGTGGGTTCCAGCAGACCACGCCGCGCGCGGCCGCGAGATCCCCCGCGCGGAGGAACCCGGCACCCCCACGGGGCGGAGACGAGCGGCGCATGCCTGTTTCGCCGGATTTGGCGAATCCCCTGCTCGGAGTGGGGCAAACCCGACAGACTCGTTACTCGAATGTGACGTGGCCCACTTTCGGAGCCAATTTGTGAGCGCTAACATTCGAACCGGGCAAACTGCCGCTAGCACTCGCACGATGCCGTGCGGGATCTCAAGGAGGAGACATGGCACGCACGACCCTGACCCGTACCGTCCTGGCCGCAGTATCGGCAGCAGCACTGTTCGCGCTCGGCGCGTGCAGCTCGGACGCCGGCACCCAGACCGGCGGTGGCGGTGAGACCAACGCCGCCGACGACGGCGTCATCACCCTCGGGTTCTCCCAGGTGGGCGCCGAGTCCGGGTGGCGCGCCGCCAACACGAAGTCCATCCAGGACACGCTCACCGCGGAGAACGGCTTCGACCTCAAGTTCTCCGACGCGCAGCAGAAGCAGGAGAACCAGATCCAGGCGATCCGCTCCTACATCGCGCAGCAGGTGGACGTCATCGCGTTCTCCCCGGTGGTCGAGACCGGCTGGGACGCCGTCCTGCAGGAGGCCAAGGACGCCGGCATCCCCGTGATCCTCACGGACCGCGCCGTCGACTCCAGCGACGAGACCCTCTACGAGTCGTTCATCGGCTCCGACTTCGTGCTCGAGGGCGAGATGGCCGGCCAGTGGGCGGCCGAGCAGTACGACGGCGAGGGCTACCAGGCCGTCGAGCTCCAGGGCACCACGGGCGCCGCCCCGGCGATCGACCGCAAGGACGGCTTCGAGTCGGCCATCGCGGGCTCCGACATCGAGATCATCGACAGCCAGACCGGCAACTTCACGCGGGCCGAGGGCAAGACCGTCATGGAGGGCTTCCTCAACGCCCACGACGACATCGACCTCGTGTTCGCGCACAACGACGACATGGGGCTCGGCGCCATCGAGGCCATCGAGGCCGCCGGCATGACGCCGGGCGAGGACATCAAGATCATCACGATCGACGCCGTCAAGGACGGCATGCAGGCGCTCGCCGACGGCAAGATCAACTACATCGTCGAGTGCAACCCGCTGCTCGGCCCGGACCTGGCGGACATCACCAAGAAGGTCCTCGCCGGCGAGGAGGTCGAGAAGCGCATCGTCGTCAAGGACGAGGCGTTCGACCAGGCGGCGGCCAAGGAAGCGCTGCCCACCCGCGAGTACTGACGCCCCTGCCGCCAACCCCCGCGCTCGTGAGCCGCGTCCGCCGGTCGAGCTTGCCGAGACCCAGGTCTCGACAAGCTCGACCAGCGGGTGGGTCCGCAACCCGGGGGCCACGTAAGAAGGTCGAGGATGACCCAGCAGACAGCACCACCCGTCGTCGAGCTGACGGGCATCAGCGTCGAGTTCCCGCCGGTCAAGGCCCTTGACGGCGTCGACTTCAGCCTGCACCCCGGCGAGATCCACGCCCTCATGGGCGAGAACGGCGCCGGCAAGTCCACCCTGATCAAGGCCCTGACGGGCATCCACTCGCCGACGGCGGGGACCATCCGCGTCGACGGCGTCGAGCGCCGGTTCTCCGGACCGGCCGACGCCCGCGCGCACGGCGTCAGCACCGTGTACCAGGAGGTCAACCTCTGCGAGAACCTCACGGTCGCGGAGAACATCATGCTCGGCGCGGAGCCGCGCGTGCTGGGCGGCCTGAACTGGCGGGCGATCCGCCGGCAGGCGGCCACGCACCTGCGGCGGATGGGCCTGGACATCGACCCGTCGTCGTCCCTCGGGTCGCACTCGCTGGCGGTGCAGCAGCTCGTCGCGATCTGCCGCGCCACGGTGGGCGACTGCAAGGTGCTGATCCTCGACGAGCCGACCTCCAGCCTGGACACCGACGAGGTGGCGCACCTGTTCACCGTCATGCGCGGCCTGCGTGACGAGGGCGTCGCCATCCTGTTCGTCAGCCACTTCCTGGACCAGGTCTACGAGGTGTCCGACCGCATGACGGTGCTGCGCAACGGCACCCTCGTGGGGGAGTACGTGACCGCCGACCTGCCGGCCGCCGAGCTGGTGCAGCACATGATCGGCCGCTCGATGGACGTCCTGGAGGCCGCCGAGGAGGTGCTGGAGCAGGCGGAGCGACCGGCCGGCGCCACCCCGTTGCTGGGGGTCGTGGGCCTGGGCCGCAAGGGTTCGGTGCAGCCGTTCGACCTCGACCTCTACGAGGGCGAGGTGGTCGGCCTGGCCGGGCTGCTCGGGTCGGGCCGCACGGAGCTGGCGCGCCTGCTCACGGGCGCGGACCGGGCCGACGTCGGACAGGCCCGCGTGGCCGGGCGGCCGACGCGGCTGCGCAACCCGCGCGCGGCGATGCGGCACCGCATCGCGTACACGTCCGAGGACCGCAAGGGCGAGGGCGTCGTCGACGGCCTCACCGTGCGGGAGAACATCGTGCTCGCCCTCCAGGCGGAGCGCGGCTGGATGCGGCCGCTGCCCCGCAAGCAGGTGGACGAGCTGGTCGCGAGGTACATCCAGCAGCTCGGCATCCGGCCCGCCGACCCGGAGGCGCTGCTGCGCAACCTGTCCGGCGGCAACCAGCAGAAGGTGGTGCTCGCGCGGTGGCTCGCCACCGCCCCGCGGCTGCTCGTGCTCGACGAGCCGACGCGCGGCATCGACGTGGGCGCCAAGGCGGAGATCCAGAAGCTCGTGGCCGAGCTGGCCGCCGACGGCATGTCCGTCGTCTTCATCTCGGCGGAGCTGGAGGAGGTGCTGCGCATCTCGCACCGCATCGCGGTGCTGCGCGACCGCCGCAAGGTGGCGGAGATCGACGGGAACGGAGCCACGATGGACCAGGTGGTCGACCTCATCGCGGGAGGTGGGGCGGCATGAGGGACGTCCTGCGCCACCACCTGTTCTGGCCCGTGGCCGCGCTCGTCGTGCTGCTGGTCGCCAACACGATCGCGAGGCCCGGCTTCCTGGCGGTCACCGTCCGGGACGGCCACCTGTTCGGCGCCCCGGTCGACATCCTGCGGACGACGGCGCCCCTGCTGCTCGTCGCGCTCGGCATGACCCTGGTGATCGCGACGCGCGGCATCGACCTCTCGGTCGGCGCGGTGGTCGCGGTCTCGGGGGCGGTCGCGCTGTCGCACATCGCGTCGTCGCCGAACCCCGACTCGCCCGTCACGGTGCTCACCGCCATCGCGCTCGCACTGGTGCTGTGCCTGCTGCTCGGCGTGTGGAACGGGTTCCTGGTGTCCGTGCTCGGCATCC is a window of Promicromonospora sukumoe DNA encoding:
- a CDS encoding LacI family DNA-binding transcriptional regulator, which produces MADVAALAGVSHQTVSRVLNGHRSVRPATRERVLEAIAELGYRRNSAARALVTARSATVGVVTTGSPLFGPSSTLIAVEEAAREQGWYVSVATLRQYDGATLHKALEHFMDQAVEGIVVIAPHSDVADAVESFRAPVPVVLIAARELQPDVPVIPLAVDQRAGTRLAVEHLIELGHRRILHVAGPQDWLDAVEREEAWRAVLTEHGLPVPDPVIAGWTADRGYMVGLDLAQRVRAGDGPTAVFAANDQLALGLLRAFWECGVSVPDHVSVVGFDDVDGSGHFIPPLTTVRQPFVDLGRRSVGLLLAAVDGGRPAAELIAPELVVRRSAAAPRA
- a CDS encoding MerR family transcriptional regulator, encoding MNDELTAGEFQAMTGLTTKALRLYAERDIVTPSSIDPVSGYRVYSRTQLRHGMTVDLLRRAQVPLSELASAADFSFERWRETVEVQRHMEDFYLDVAEHVASFDLGDLTAHSTPAPAVDWVGVVIDLDIPDDAEGRIGTFAQLAVVTPEIERAFAEALEHLGAGPAEVSWTAAPDATRNGYGQMVVARPRPAGLEAAAHRTVADRVRSATDQEVAVISGTLPRRVEVTFTTTTARELTPVEEAAAGYLHTLAFEEHIARERLTPVLPTGRQVVHGPSVFTTDGGEPVSVFDVHPAPRQEEAA
- a CDS encoding carbohydrate ABC transporter permease: MAVAGRRPPSLRVSAAGWSFVTPFLVVFALFIVTPLVYSMYLSLFRNQLMGGTTFAGFDNYVTAFTDPKLWDGAGRVGLFLLVQVPIMLGIALIAALAIDSGRLHGKSFFRVALFLPYAVPGVVAVLMWGFMYDDRLGLTGSLNDLVGFPLIDPYTKQWILTAIGNIVTWEFVGYNMLILYAALKTVPLEIYEAAAIDGANQFRIVRSIKIPAVRGALVIATIFSILGSFQLFNEPNVLKEIQPALISTYYTPNIYAYNLTFVGNQVSYAATVAIVMGLVTAVVAYVVQLRGTRREI
- a CDS encoding carbohydrate ABC transporter permease → MAGYSYDRPRKSITLTVLLGALLIYSILPLVWMLFSVTKTQPELLSSFGLWFSGPFSFFDNVQAVVTRDDGVFLKWFANTLVYVVVGAGGATVLATAAGYGLAKYRFRGRNAVFAVILGAIAVPGTALAVPTFLLFSQWGLTNTMWAVILPSLVSPFGLYLMWVFSAEAVPTEILEAARVDGSGEWRTFFTISLRLLAPGIVTVALFAIVATWNNYFLPLIMLNDPNLYPLVLGLYQWLADASGIGAQPVFNLVITGSFLTILPIVVVFLVLQRYWQSGLNAGSVKA
- a CDS encoding ABC transporter substrate-binding protein; its protein translation is MTITRNRRVALGALAALMAASLTACSGGGDDGGSGTTEGAGADEIEAALQEGGSMTYWTWTPQAETQVAAFEKAYPNVDVTLVDTVGAGDANTKLQNALAAGDGVPDVVQIEYQSIPQFQLPGQLVDLTAFGFADLQDLYTPSTWGAVSQQGIWGLPQDSGPMAFFYNQEVFDAAGVEVPTTWDEYIDAARKIKEHDPKTCIGNDTGDAGFTTSMIWQAGGTPFQTENGAVTIDLADEGTTKWADMYQPLIDDELLCQLPGWSDQWYGALNDGTIGSVALGAWMPGILEDGVPDGKGKWRVAPMPTYDGTPVNAENGGSAEAIPGAAENKLLAAGFLKWLNSSDESIEEFMATGGFPATVKQLESPEFLGYESEYFGGQKINEVLAAGASDVNEGWQYLPWQSYANSIFADTVGQSYLDKSSLLDGLAAWQDENVSYGTEQGFEVNGG
- a CDS encoding xylulokinase, which encodes MVERQDEGAARLADHREAIEQGRTALGIELGSTRIKACLVGPDNAPLASGSHDWENQLVDDVWTYSLEAVWSGLRGAVAALLADVEEQYGVRPATFGALGVSAMMHGYLAFDADDELLVPFRTWRNTSTERAATELTGLFGHNVPLRWSVAHLYQAILDEEAHVPQVRHVTTLAGYVHWRLTGQQVLGVGDASGMFPIDAATREYDPRMLAQFDEAAAGRGFGRGIADLLPGVLPAGADAGALTEEGAALLDPSGTLRPGIPFCPPEGDAGTGMVATNSVAPRTGNVSAGTSIFAMVVLEKPLERVHEELDVVTTPAGDLVAMVHCNNGASELGVWAEVFGQFAAALGQPAEPGAVFEAFLRSALDGDADGGGLLAYNYLSGEPITGLEAGRPLFTRTPDSRLTLANFARTQVYSAFGTLSLGMRVLAQEQVELDAMFAHGGMFKTAGVAQRLLAAALGAPVAVGRTAGEGGAWGIAVLAAYRASARGAELPGQSLGEYLGAEVFADAALDVVEPDAADVAGFAAFLERYSAGLAVERAAVAALRNRDTTQEIH
- a CDS encoding L-ribulose-5-phosphate 4-epimerase, whose protein sequence is MSKTLTDYSQAVQEEVARVRAVVSDLHAELPRWDLVVWTAGNVSQRVPNIDVPDGSADLFVIKPSGVSYDDLTPADMVVCDLDGTLVDGTRAPSSDTAAHAYVYTHMPEVGGVVHTHSTYATAWAARGEEVPCVLTMMADEFGGPVPVGPFAIIGDDSIGRGIVETLSGHRSPAVLMQNHGPFTIGKDARAAVKAAVMVEEVARTVHVARQLGDPLPIEQQHIDALYDRYQNVYGQQAATTTEGQA